A DNA window from Corallococcus soli contains the following coding sequences:
- a CDS encoding family 2 encapsulin nanocompartment cargo protein terpene cyclase encodes MSKARHKQPFELPDFYVPWPARLNPHLEAARVHTKAWSYEMGILGPPNDGTEREIWSERRFDGMDYALLCAYTHPEAPSVELDLVTDWYVWVFYFDDHFLEVYKYSRDIQGGQAYLDRLPLFMPMDLAQTPPEPTNAVERGLWNLWQRTVPSMSMEWRRRFFENTKHLLDESMWEIENISEARVSNPVEYIEMRRKVGGAPWSSDLVEHAVAEIPARVVHSRPMRVFKDTFSDAVHLRNDLFSYEREILEEGELSNGVLVVEKFLECDTQRAADLVNDLLTSRLQQFENTAATELPWLFAEYGLNPAEQAQVLLYLRGLQDWQSGGHEWHMRSNRYMNQTAGRENRELSIPLPAGLGMSALKLPLTAGALGLGPRARSFSHVPRQHVGPVKLPKFYMPYSTYLSPHLERARRNSKDWARRMGMLDELPGVGLYIWDDHKFDVADVALCGALIHPDATPEQLDLTACWLVWGTYADDYFPALYSYTRDMPGAKLFNARLTQFMPDDVEAVNAAVPTNPVEVGLADLWKRTAGPLSPYGRKLFRKAIQDMTESWVWELNNQILNRVPDPVDYVEMRRKTFGSDLTMSLSRLSKGDAIPEAIFKTRTLRALENSAADYACLVNDIFSYQKEIEFEGELNNGVLVVQKFLGVTKDEAVLVVNHLMTARMKQFEHLVAKEVPVVIRAFDLDTDAQEKLNKYVEQLQQWMAGIPMWHAAVDRYKEFELRDAAMPKFKTGNIGSLGALGTSAMRVVELFKRERS; translated from the coding sequence ATGTCCAAGGCGCGACACAAACAGCCGTTCGAGCTGCCGGATTTCTATGTTCCGTGGCCGGCGCGCCTGAATCCGCACCTCGAAGCGGCCCGTGTCCACACGAAGGCGTGGTCGTACGAGATGGGCATCCTGGGCCCGCCGAACGACGGGACGGAGCGGGAGATCTGGTCCGAGCGCCGCTTCGACGGCATGGACTACGCGCTGCTCTGTGCGTACACGCACCCGGAAGCGCCGAGCGTGGAGCTGGACCTCGTCACCGACTGGTACGTCTGGGTCTTCTACTTCGACGACCACTTCCTGGAGGTCTACAAGTACTCGCGCGACATCCAGGGGGGGCAAGCGTACCTGGACCGGCTGCCGCTGTTCATGCCCATGGACCTGGCGCAGACGCCGCCGGAGCCCACCAACGCGGTGGAGCGCGGCCTGTGGAACCTGTGGCAGCGCACCGTGCCCTCCATGTCCATGGAGTGGCGCCGCCGCTTCTTCGAGAACACCAAGCACCTGCTCGATGAGTCGATGTGGGAGATCGAGAACATCTCCGAGGCGCGCGTCTCCAACCCCGTCGAGTACATCGAGATGCGCCGCAAGGTCGGTGGCGCTCCGTGGTCCTCCGACCTGGTGGAGCACGCCGTCGCGGAGATCCCCGCCCGCGTCGTCCACAGCCGCCCGATGCGCGTCTTCAAGGACACGTTCTCCGACGCCGTCCACCTGCGCAACGACCTGTTCTCCTACGAGCGCGAGATCCTGGAGGAGGGCGAGCTCTCCAACGGCGTGCTGGTGGTGGAGAAGTTCCTGGAGTGCGACACGCAGCGCGCCGCGGACCTGGTCAACGACCTGCTGACGTCCCGGCTCCAGCAGTTCGAAAACACCGCCGCCACGGAGCTGCCCTGGCTCTTCGCGGAGTACGGCCTGAACCCGGCGGAGCAGGCGCAGGTGCTGCTGTACCTGCGCGGGCTCCAGGACTGGCAGTCCGGCGGCCACGAGTGGCACATGCGCTCCAACCGCTACATGAACCAGACCGCCGGGCGGGAGAACCGGGAGCTGTCCATCCCGCTGCCTGCCGGCCTGGGCATGTCCGCCCTCAAGCTGCCGCTGACGGCCGGCGCGCTGGGCCTGGGGCCCCGCGCCCGCAGCTTCAGCCACGTCCCGCGCCAGCACGTGGGGCCGGTGAAGCTGCCGAAGTTCTACATGCCCTACAGCACGTACCTGAGCCCGCACCTGGAGCGCGCGCGGCGCAACTCCAAGGACTGGGCGCGCCGGATGGGCATGCTGGACGAGCTGCCCGGCGTGGGGCTCTACATCTGGGACGACCACAAGTTCGACGTCGCGGACGTGGCCCTCTGCGGCGCGCTCATCCACCCGGACGCGACCCCCGAACAGCTGGACCTCACGGCGTGCTGGCTCGTGTGGGGCACCTACGCGGACGACTACTTCCCCGCGCTCTACAGCTACACCCGCGACATGCCGGGCGCGAAGCTGTTCAACGCGCGCCTCACCCAGTTCATGCCGGATGACGTGGAGGCCGTGAACGCCGCGGTGCCCACGAACCCCGTGGAGGTGGGCCTGGCGGACCTGTGGAAGCGCACGGCCGGCCCGCTCTCCCCCTACGGGCGCAAGCTGTTCCGCAAGGCCATCCAGGACATGACGGAGAGCTGGGTCTGGGAGCTGAACAACCAGATCCTCAACCGCGTCCCGGACCCGGTGGACTACGTGGAGATGCGCCGCAAGACGTTCGGCTCCGACCTCACCATGAGCCTGTCGCGGCTGTCCAAGGGCGACGCCATCCCGGAGGCCATCTTCAAGACCCGCACGCTGCGCGCGCTGGAGAACTCGGCCGCGGACTACGCCTGCCTCGTCAACGACATCTTCTCCTACCAGAAGGAGATTGAGTTCGAGGGTGAGCTCAACAACGGCGTGCTGGTGGTCCAGAAGTTCCTGGGCGTGACCAAGGACGAGGCCGTCCTCGTCGTGAACCACCTGATGACCGCGCGGATGAAGCAGTTCGAGCACCTGGTCGCCAAGGAGGTGCCGGTGGTCATCCGCGCCTTCGACCTGGACACGGACGCGCAGGAGAAGCTGAACAAGTACGTGGAGCAGCTCCAGCAGTGGATGGCGGGCATCCCCATGTGGCACGCGGCGGTGGACCGCTACAAGGAATTCGAATTGCGAGACGCGGCCATGCCCAAGTTCAAGACCGGCAACATCGGCAGTCTTGGCGCGCTGGGCACGTCCGCGATGCGCGTGGTGGAGCTGTTCAAGCGCGAGCGCTCCTGA
- a CDS encoding DJ-1/PfpI family protein, which produces MLAQIVLFDGFDLLDALAPYEVLWAGGDIAGGALQVELVSFEGAREVPSTPTGMLVKATGRIDLERADLLILPGAAGSLGGSGPGSIPALLANAVGTGLSDVLEQALAKPGLTVGTVCGGSMLLGMAGLLKGRRATTNHAALEALKDTGADVIAARIVDDGNLVTAAGVTSGLDLGVYLLERMVGPRVAHGVEALFQFERRGTVWRAQGHEALAW; this is translated from the coding sequence ATGCTTGCTCAAATCGTCCTCTTCGACGGCTTCGACCTGCTGGACGCGCTGGCCCCCTATGAAGTGCTGTGGGCGGGCGGCGACATCGCGGGAGGCGCGTTGCAGGTGGAGCTCGTCTCCTTCGAGGGCGCTCGCGAGGTGCCGAGCACACCCACAGGTATGTTGGTGAAGGCCACGGGCCGCATCGACCTGGAGCGCGCGGACCTGCTCATCCTCCCGGGCGCCGCGGGTTCGCTGGGTGGGAGTGGACCGGGCTCCATTCCGGCGCTGCTCGCCAACGCCGTCGGGACGGGGCTTTCGGACGTGCTGGAACAGGCGCTCGCGAAGCCGGGGCTCACGGTGGGCACGGTGTGCGGAGGTTCAATGCTGCTGGGCATGGCGGGGCTGTTGAAGGGACGCCGCGCCACCACGAACCACGCGGCCCTGGAGGCGCTGAAGGACACGGGGGCGGACGTCATCGCCGCGCGCATCGTGGACGACGGGAACCTGGTGACGGCCGCGGGCGTCACGTCCGGCCTGGACCTGGGTGTGTACCTGCTGGAGCGCATGGTGGGGCCTCGCGTGGCGCACGGCGTGGAAGCGCTCTTCCAGTTCGAGCGGCGCGGCACGGTGTGGCGCGCGCAGGGCCACGAGGCCCTGGCCTGGTGA
- a CDS encoding DJ-1/PfpI family protein yields MNDLTNPMMRPEPLQLGMLLYPDLTLLDLVGPQAVLGMHARTHLVWKTLEVVMSDSGIGIQPTATLDTCPEDLDILFVPGGMGIARAMEDPALLGFLKDRAPRARYVTSVCSGSLLLAAAGLLRGYRSTSHWASLEFLRGYGAEPVKARVVVDRNRFSGGGVTAGIDFGLTLLAHLRGEDTAKLTQLMLEYDPAPPFNAGTPDAAGPEMTERVLQFLDETQQHLQRLSDEARSAMAA; encoded by the coding sequence ATGAACGACCTCACGAACCCCATGATGCGCCCCGAGCCGCTCCAACTGGGGATGCTGCTCTACCCGGACCTCACGCTGCTGGACCTGGTTGGTCCCCAGGCTGTGCTGGGCATGCACGCGCGGACGCATCTGGTGTGGAAGACGCTGGAGGTCGTGATGTCCGACTCCGGGATTGGCATCCAGCCGACGGCGACGCTCGACACCTGCCCGGAGGACCTGGACATCCTGTTCGTGCCGGGTGGCATGGGCATCGCCCGGGCCATGGAGGATCCGGCGCTGCTCGGGTTCCTGAAGGACAGGGCTCCGCGCGCCCGCTATGTGACGTCCGTGTGTTCGGGGTCGCTGCTGCTGGCCGCGGCGGGCCTGCTGCGGGGCTACCGCTCCACGTCGCACTGGGCGTCGCTCGAATTCCTGCGGGGCTACGGCGCGGAGCCGGTGAAGGCGCGTGTCGTGGTGGACCGCAATCGGTTCTCCGGCGGCGGCGTGACGGCGGGCATCGACTTCGGGCTGACGCTGCTCGCGCACCTTCGCGGCGAGGACACGGCGAAGCTCACGCAGTTGATGCTGGAGTACGACCCGGCCCCGCCCTTCAACGCGGGCACGCCGGATGCGGCGGGCCCGGAGATGACGGAGCGGGTGCTCCAGTTCCTTGATGAAACCCAGCAGCACCTGCAACGGCTGTCTGACGAGGCCCGGAGCGCCATGGCCGCCTGA
- a CDS encoding cell envelope biogenesis protein TolA, giving the protein MNAETNAQDPNETPSLSNTLMPVGESATPSRRRASGTRKSARKASPRRSTGAAKRATTKRTTAKKAAAKRPAAKKAAGKRGTAKRATTKRGTAKRATAKRGARKSPVRRAAAGRTARKTTTAKRGTTARKNTRAGARKSPSRRSPRR; this is encoded by the coding sequence ATGAACGCTGAAACGAACGCGCAGGACCCGAACGAGACCCCGTCGCTGTCCAACACCCTGATGCCGGTCGGTGAGTCCGCCACGCCGTCGCGCCGCCGCGCCTCCGGGACGCGCAAGAGCGCGCGCAAGGCCTCGCCCCGCCGCAGCACCGGCGCCGCGAAGCGCGCGACCACGAAGCGCACCACCGCGAAGAAGGCCGCGGCCAAGCGTCCTGCCGCGAAGAAGGCCGCAGGCAAGCGTGGGACGGCGAAGCGCGCCACCACGAAGCGTGGGACGGCGAAGCGCGCCACCGCCAAGCGGGGTGCCCGCAAGTCGCCCGTCCGTCGCGCCGCCGCGGGCCGCACCGCGCGCAAGACGACGACCGCGAAGCGCGGCACGACGGCCCGGAAGAACACCCGCGCGGGCGCTCGCAAGAGCCCGTCGCGTCGCTCGCCGCGCCGCTAG